The Candidatus Campbellbacteria bacterium genome segment CCTTTGAAACTTATTATCTTGACGAGGGCGTTTACTCCCTAGAAATCACCGTGTACGACCACGACGATCAACAAATAATGAGAAGTTTTGAAGTAGAAATAGAAGACTAGCGAATATCGTCTATTACGTGAGGTGAGATATTTTTAAGAAGCTCTTCAATGAGCTCTTTTTTATTGAATAAAATCTCGCTCTTAACAATAGAAGGACAATTAATATATACAATTCTTCCTCTTACCTTGACTTGCTCTCTTGAGATCTCGTAGGACAGTCTACTTTCCAAAAGACTGACCACAGAGTCACGTATTGCCATATTCGGCGGTGTGAGACGTTTATAGCGTGCCAGAAACGATGATATATCCTTCATCTAAAGAGAGTTATTTATTCATAGGCATTACAATATAGGTAAAGTCTTTCGAACCAACTCCACGAACCACAAGCGGCCGTGATACTCCATTAAAAAGCAATTCAACCGATTCTTCCGGAATCGCCTGAAAACTATCTGTGATGTATCTATAGTTAAAATTAACTGACAGCGGCTCTCCTTCAGCGGTAACATCCAACTCTGCTTTATTCTCCCCAACTTCGCTTGATCTGGTTTCGAGGATCATCAAGTTTTTCTCGGGATCTATGTCAAACGTCACTTGATTGGTTTTTCCGGAAAAAATAGTTGAAACCTTAAAGGCGTCAATTAAGTCTTGTTTTAGAACTGTAACTTTAGTCGAATACCCTTCCGGAATAATTTTTGCGTAGTCGGGAAATACTCCATCAACTATTCGTGATGTTATATAAAAGGAATTATCTACAATAGCTATCTGATTATCTCCGAAGATCATTTCAACTTCACCGTCAACTCCCTCAAGGATCCTCTCTATTTCTAAAACATTTTTTTGCGGGACAAGCACCGGCTCTACAGAGTGAGCTTCTTTTTCGGATAATTTCTTCTCCGCTAAACGAAAAGAATCTGTCGCAACGAAAACTAAGTTATTGTCATCGGTACCTGATATATACACACTGGACAATTCAGGTTTAACAGAAGAAACGGAGGCGCTGTACACAACTGACTTTATTCCCGCGCGTAGTTTTTCAGCACTGAAATGAACAGAAGTTCCTTTTATTCTAGGTATAGTTGGAAACTCTGAGTGATCAAAGGTATTAAAAGTCGCGTGTTGTTTCTCTGAGGCAACCAGAAGGGTCTTGTCTTCGCTTTCCAGGGTAATACTTTTTCCACGAAGAGAAGAAACATAAGAGGCGAGAGATTGAGCTGAAATAGCCACGACTCCTTCCTTTTCTACTTTAACCGGAAGGGAAATTTCAATTCCTAATTCTAGATTAGTACTTTTTACTAATAGAATCCCATCCTTAGCTTCAAGTAAAACAGAAGACAGAATTGGAAGAGATGCATGCTTTCCTGCTATCCTTTCTGTTTTTCTTAATGCGTCGGCTAGTTTGGTTTGTACACATTCTATCTTCATATTTTTATCTTTATCTTATTGTTGGTATTAGGTCTGTGAAAATGTGGATACGAACTCTATTGTTGCTTTGTTTAGGTTTATTTTTGTTTCTGTAACTGTTGATCTAACTGTGAATATAAATGTGTATTGTGTATATCTATAGTGGAACTTTGTCCTATCCCCAATTACTAACAACTTTCTTTCAACATATTTTGGTCATATTTCCACATAGTTATACAAAGTTATAAACATAGATATGCACAAACCTAAAGCATAGCGCGTATCTGTGACAGTTCATTGTATATCTCGGAGTTATTCTTTAACTCCTCTCGCACTCTGTCACAGGAATGAATAACGGTTGTATGGTCTCGACCTCCCAACTTTTGTCCAATCAACGGAAAAGAAATTTTAAAATCCTCTCTTAATATGAACATTATCATTTGCCTCGGTCGCACAACCTCCTTTTTCCGTGTTTTCTCAAAGATAACCTTTTCATCAATGTTATAGAATTCCGAAATCGTTTTTATAACATCTTTGATAGCGATCTGTTTTCTCGGTTTAACCGAGGTCTTGGTTATGGATTGCAATTCGGAAATATCCAAGTCTCTACCCTTCATTTCCGCCTGCATAATGACGGTATTGAGTATACCTTCGAGATCTCTAACATTTCCCTCTACGGCAGAGGCAAGGTGTTCTACAGATTCTCGAGAAAGCGAAAAATTAGAATGCTTTGCTTTGGCTGTGATTATCGCTACTCGAGAATCATGATCTGGAGGAGGAATGTCTACGATCATTCCCGCGCCAAAGCGCGACTTTAGACGCTCTTCAAGGTTTTGTATGTAGTTCGGATGTTTATCGCTGGAGAATACTATTTGCTTATTTGCGTCATAAAGGGCGTTGAAAAGGTGGAACAATTCTTCTTGAGTTTTGTCTTTGTTTGATAGGAATTGTATGTCGTCCATTATCAAGACATCGTAGTCTCTGTACTTTTCCTTGAATGCGTTTACACGATTGACCTGGATAGAGTTTAGAAAATCAACAGCAAACTTTTCACTGGTCAGGTAGTAACATTTCTTTCCCGAATAGAGCTCCTTCATCTTGTTACCGATCGCTTGTATCAAGTGAGTTTTGCCGTGCCCCGTGTTTCCGTATATAAAGAGTGGGTTGTATGTGGTGCCGGGTTTTTTAATAACCGCCTGAGCCGCGGCGTACGCCAGTTCATTGAAAGGACCAACCACAAAGGAATCAAAGTCGTACCGAGGATTCAGATTGTCCTCTTTGTTTATATAAACATCCTCAAACGGCAACTCCCCTCCCCTTGGCTGTTCGCGAAATGTTTTCTGCTTCTGTGTTCTTGCCGGCTTGCCTATTACATACTCTACGTTGCGAACTTCTCCAGCTCTGTCTCGTACCGCTTTAAGTATTGTTTTGTGATATTTGTTAAAGAGCCAGTCGCGGACAAATTGATTCGGTACAGAAATGTAGATTATTCCATCTTCGTGTTTTTGTATGTGGGTATCTTTAAACCAAGTGTTAAACGTTGCGCTCGAAACAGATAGTTCTATCTCCACGAGCACGCTATCCCAGAGCTCTTTAATGTTCATAGCAGGCAAAAGGCGTTAACGGCTAATACTCATAGTATACAACTTGTGGATAAGATAAGAAAATGTGGCCCTGATAAGCCCACTGGAAGCCCTTATTTTTCTATTCGGTGATAATTTTGTGGAAAACCTGTGGATATCTCGTTGAAAAATGGGAAAATAGCACCAGCACGAGCCAAAACGATTGACTGTTTTAGCAAAGTGAGCTAACATTCCTTTCGTAAAGCAAAATCTATGTCAATAACTTATCAACCTAAGAAACGAAAAAGAAAGCGATCACACGGCTTTTTAGAGCGTATGCGAACTTCAGGAGGAAGGCGCTCTATTCTTCGTCGCAGGCAAAAAGGCCGCAAGAAATTGTCGGTGTAGTAGCGCTTTAAATTTGTAATTCGAGAGACCCGCCAATTTCTAAAAGGTGGGTTTTTTGAATATACTCAACTATAATTGTTTTTATGATACCCAAAGCAAAACGATTAACACGAAAAGAGTGCGATGCTCTTATAGAAGGAAGTTCGCAGGTTATACACACACCTTCCCTGTTCGCGCGGTTTGTCACCTCCCGCGAATTCAAAGCGGCTGTGGCTGTTTCAAGAAAGGTTGCGAAAAAAGCCGTTGATCGCAACAAACTTCGCCGAATAGTATATGACGGATTTCAACACTGTGAAAACTTGAACAACTCCCTGGTTCATATTCTGGTTTCAGTTAAAAAGCAAGCAGTAAAAAAAGACAAAACAGAAATACAAAACGAAGTTATAGACCTTTGTCGCAAAATATAGCCCTAAATTCTTGATATAGCCCTTTCTTCTGGTAGAATGGGTCAATATGTTAGGAGATTTTTTTCACGCGGTGCTGTACCAGCCGTTTTATAACGCCTTAGTTCTTTTAATTGAAGTTGTCCCCGCGGCTGACGTAGGGATAGCGGTGATCATTCTCACTCTGGCCGTAAAATTCATAATACTTCCCCTTTCCATAAAAGCCACTCGAGCTCAGATCAAACTAAAAACCCTTGAGCCGAAAATAAAGGAAATTCAGGAGAAGTATAAAGACAATCGTGAAGAACAAGCCAAGGCAATGATGGGAGTATACAGCGAAGCCAAGGTAAACCCTTTCTCCGGCATATTTCTTCTTTTGGTACAGATGCCGATAATAATTGCTCTTTATTTTGTCTTTACTCGTGGCGGATTGCCCGAAATAGACCCGGAAGTTCTTTATTCGTTCGTGCCCACACCTGATACCGTAAACATGCACTTTTTGGGAACATTTGACCTCTCCGAGAAAAGCGTAGTCCTTGCTCTGATAGCCGCGGGCACTCAATTCCTACAATCGCACTTCTTGCTTTCAACCAAAAAGAACGAAGCAGAGAAAAATACTGACGATACAAAAGAGGGCCAGTCAGAGGAAAAAGAAGAAAAGCCAAAAGAACCCTCTTTCAAGGACGAACTTGCTAAAAGTATGAATCTACAAATGCGATTTGTTTTTCCTATTATTATAGGTTTTATCGCCTACTCTCTTTCCGGAGTTATCGCCATTTACTTCATAGTAAGCGGTGTTGTCTCTATCGCTCAAGAACTCTTCGTAAAAAGGCGACTTCGTGAAGAGTCCTAAACTTTATGAAAAAAGATATTCCAGTTTCAACACTTCTCGAAGAGATCCTGACGAGGATGCTTGTTTCATTTGAGAGAATAGACGAGGTGGATGATAGTATTGGTATAAATCGCTTTAATATTATCTCTAAAGATGACTCGCCGCTTTTGATAGGTCCTCGCGGGGATAATTTACAGGCGCTCAATACGCTTTTAAAACATATTAAAGAAAACCACGAGGGTTCCGAAGACCTCTCTTTTATTATAGATGTAAATGATTATCAAAAAGAGCTTTTAGAAGGTCTGCGCAATCAGACAAAGATCATTGCCGAGCGCGTAAAGCTTTTCAAAAAAGAACTGCCCCTCTCCAGTATGAGCGCTTACGAAAGAATGATCGTTCACGCGGTAGCCAAAACCATAGAAGGTATAAAAACTCGATCCGAAGGCCAAGGCAGAAAACGCTATGTGGTTATAGAGCCGGCGGACTAATTAACTCTCCCCGGTAATTGTCTCCCAGTAAGCTTGCAAAGGACACATAGTTTTATCTTTAATAAGGTCGAGGTTTTCCGGTGAAACATCAAGAAAGCCGGAGTTTGGGCAGCCGTTTTTAGTGGACCAGTTGTCGCTATCATTTTCCCCGAAGATGCACTTATCGTTCTCAAATGTCTCGAGGTGTAGATGTGGTTTAAATGTATCGCATGTTCCACCACCCGAATTGTATCCCGGATTATCTGACTTAAAGCCTATCGCATCTCCGGCTTCAATTGGATCACCCGTGGAGACGTCACCAAGTTCTATGTGAGTCAGGATCCACGCTCTGCCATTTTCATCCACAATTGCTACTTTATCATTTGCCGTTCTCCCGCTCCCCTCCGCGTAACACCCAGTATCCATATTTCTCATAATTTGTACTTCGCCGCTAACTGGACTTGAAATTGTACTAACATCATCCCTATTTGTTCTGATATCTATTCCGGCGTGGTACTTACCTTGACTCTCTATATATTCTTCGTCGTTATAGTATCCGCTTGTTTGGTAAGCCCTGGTGCCCATCTCGTTTGCGAATTGCTCAAAAAGCTCCTCGAGTTCTTTGCGCGCTTCTTCCCCTGCGCCTTCAAATGCAGGAATTGAATCAAGTGTTTCCGGGTTTGCGTCACAAAAAGCCTCATCCCACTCCGCATCACTTAAGTCCAATTCTTCGATCACAGGAAATGGACTCGTAGCCTCTTCTTCACAGGTTGCTTCGTCTGTTTCTGTTACACAATAGTAACTTCCAAATTCGGATGAGACGTTACTATAATCGAAAACAAGTCTTCCGCCCACATCAGAGCACTCTTCTGAGATAACCGCTTCCACTTCGTCCACATCTTCATCTTCAGAAAGAAGATAGCAGCCCCCTGGAGATTGGCTTTGGTCATTCAAACTATCAGCGGCAAATTCAACGCTGTAATGTGCGTCATTGTCAAAACTATCTCCAGATATATCTTCGGTTATGTCCGCGTTACCACAGAACATTTGTCTTTGTTCGGTGGTTGATGGCCTTCGAAGCTCATCCTGGAAACATTGCTCGGGCGTACCAGGCTCAAACAGCTCGTCAGCAGCGGCTTCACATTCGCTCATATCAACAGTAAGTCGAAATGGTATTTCGTCCGTTGTACCGACCTGTACTTCGCCGCCGACAATTTGACATACGGAAGCGTCCCCCGGACCACGATAAAAGTCAATATATTCATCCTGTGTAAAATTAACGCCATCCCAATTACGCACTGAATCGGGGTGACTCCCCGGACACAACGGAAGATCGCTTACGTTATCAACGGGAATATTTGTTTCGGTATTGGTGATATCGCCAGTACAAAATGTATCAAAGTCCGGAGGGGGCTGTCCTTCTCCTGGCGGCGGATCAATCCACGGCAAATTACCAAAGTCAGAACTAACGGTAACAGTCCCCGCTCCCCCAATAAGGAAAAGAAGCACATAACTAGCCACAGCCAAAAGCAAACCAACCAAAGCCGCGGTGATAGTATCCTTGGCAGATCCCTTGGTAGTAACAGAGTCACTCGTCATATACTGTACACCACCAAATATCAACGCCACCACGGCAAACAAAATAGCCAAAGAAACACCAAGTCTGTACACGATCTTCAGATATTCACCCAAAGGATTCTCACTATTTTCTACATCACCTGGCTCAAGACCGGGAAGAGGGGCGAGGAGGCTGTATCCCTCGTCTTCCTGCGCCAGCGCCGGTGTAGGAGAAGAAACTAGAGCGAACGCCGGAATAACAAGGAAAGCGAAAATAAAAATATAAGCAACGGTAGAACGTACGTATCTCATGTTTATGCTTTGCCTCTTATAGTCCATCAACTTCATCTACTCCGGGGATTATTAATTCCTCTGTCTGGTCCAAAGAAAACGCCCACAAACTCATATCTGCTTTATTGTTAAATATCAAATATTCTTCGCTCTCAGATATGAATGGTTTATAAATATCAATGTTTTCACTGTCCGTCTCACTTGGAGAATAGATCTCTTGCGCGTTGCCCTCACTCGCGTCTATCTCAAATATAGAGTCCGAAAAAGAAGTCTGCCCCTTGTACCAAACGTCCGGATACATTCCCGATCCAATATCTTCCGGCACTCCGCAGTAAG includes the following:
- the rpmH gene encoding 50S ribosomal protein L34, giving the protein MSITYQPKKRKRKRSHGFLERMRTSGGRRSILRRRQKGRKKLSV
- a CDS encoding YidC/Oxa1 family membrane protein insertase, with translation MLGDFFHAVLYQPFYNALVLLIEVVPAADVGIAVIILTLAVKFIILPLSIKATRAQIKLKTLEPKIKEIQEKYKDNREEQAKAMMGVYSEAKVNPFSGIFLLLVQMPIIIALYFVFTRGGLPEIDPEVLYSFVPTPDTVNMHFLGTFDLSEKSVVLALIAAGTQFLQSHFLLSTKKNEAEKNTDDTKEGQSEEKEEKPKEPSFKDELAKSMNLQMRFVFPIIIGFIAYSLSGVIAIYFIVSGVVSIAQELFVKRRLREES
- the dnaA gene encoding chromosomal replication initiator protein DnaA, encoding MNIKELWDSVLVEIELSVSSATFNTWFKDTHIQKHEDGIIYISVPNQFVRDWLFNKYHKTILKAVRDRAGEVRNVEYVIGKPARTQKQKTFREQPRGGELPFEDVYINKEDNLNPRYDFDSFVVGPFNELAYAAAQAVIKKPGTTYNPLFIYGNTGHGKTHLIQAIGNKMKELYSGKKCYYLTSEKFAVDFLNSIQVNRVNAFKEKYRDYDVLIMDDIQFLSNKDKTQEELFHLFNALYDANKQIVFSSDKHPNYIQNLEERLKSRFGAGMIVDIPPPDHDSRVAIITAKAKHSNFSLSRESVEHLASAVEGNVRDLEGILNTVIMQAEMKGRDLDISELQSITKTSVKPRKQIAIKDVIKTISEFYNIDEKVIFEKTRKKEVVRPRQMIMFILREDFKISFPLIGQKLGGRDHTTVIHSCDRVREELKNNSEIYNELSQIRAML
- a CDS encoding peptidoglycan DD-metalloendopeptidase family protein; the encoded protein is MRYVRSTVAYIFIFAFLVIPAFALVSSPTPALAQEDEGYSLLAPLPGLEPGDVENSENPLGEYLKIVYRLGVSLAILFAVVALIFGGVQYMTSDSVTTKGSAKDTITAALVGLLLAVASYVLLFLIGGAGTVTVSSDFGNLPWIDPPPGEGQPPPDFDTFCTGDITNTETNIPVDNVSDLPLCPGSHPDSVRNWDGVNFTQDEYIDFYRGPGDASVCQIVGGEVQVGTTDEIPFRLTVDMSECEAAADELFEPGTPEQCFQDELRRPSTTEQRQMFCGNADITEDISGDSFDNDAHYSVEFAADSLNDQSQSPGGCYLLSEDEDVDEVEAVISEECSDVGGRLVFDYSNVSSEFGSYYCVTETDEATCEEEATSPFPVIEELDLSDAEWDEAFCDANPETLDSIPAFEGAGEEARKELEELFEQFANEMGTRAYQTSGYYNDEEYIESQGKYHAGIDIRTNRDDVSTISSPVSGEVQIMRNMDTGCYAEGSGRTANDKVAIVDENGRAWILTHIELGDVSTGDPIEAGDAIGFKSDNPGYNSGGGTCDTFKPHLHLETFENDKCIFGENDSDNWSTKNGCPNSGFLDVSPENLDLIKDKTMCPLQAYWETITGES
- a CDS encoding ribonuclease P protein component produces the protein MIPKAKRLTRKECDALIEGSSQVIHTPSLFARFVTSREFKAAVAVSRKVAKKAVDRNKLRRIVYDGFQHCENLNNSLVHILVSVKKQAVKKDKTEIQNEVIDLCRKI
- a CDS encoding R3H domain-containing nucleic acid-binding protein; the protein is MKKDIPVSTLLEEILTRMLVSFERIDEVDDSIGINRFNIISKDDSPLLIGPRGDNLQALNTLLKHIKENHEGSEDLSFIIDVNDYQKELLEGLRNQTKIIAERVKLFKKELPLSSMSAYERMIVHAVAKTIEGIKTRSEGQGRKRYVVIEPAD
- the dnaN gene encoding DNA polymerase III subunit beta; translation: MKIECVQTKLADALRKTERIAGKHASLPILSSVLLEAKDGILLVKSTNLELGIEISLPVKVEKEGVVAISAQSLASYVSSLRGKSITLESEDKTLLVASEKQHATFNTFDHSEFPTIPRIKGTSVHFSAEKLRAGIKSVVYSASVSSVKPELSSVYISGTDDNNLVFVATDSFRLAEKKLSEKEAHSVEPVLVPQKNVLEIERILEGVDGEVEMIFGDNQIAIVDNSFYITSRIVDGVFPDYAKIIPEGYSTKVTVLKQDLIDAFKVSTIFSGKTNQVTFDIDPEKNLMILETRSSEVGENKAELDVTAEGEPLSVNFNYRYITDSFQAIPEESVELLFNGVSRPLVVRGVGSKDFTYIVMPMNK